A genome region from Nocardioides cynanchi includes the following:
- the glgC gene encoding glucose-1-phosphate adenylyltransferase: MSPASRKRVLAIVLAGGEGKRLMPLTADRAKPAVPFAGIYRLIDFALSNVVNSGYLRVVVLTQYKSHSLDRHVTTTWRMSTLLGNYVASVPAQQRVGKHWYLGSADAIYQSLNLIHDDQPDIVVVVGADHVYRMDFSQMVDQHVQSGSPCTVAAIRQPISLADQFGVIDVQPKNPQAIREFLEKPTDPIGLPDSPDEVLASMGNYVFDAQALLEAVTRDSDMVGSKHDMGGDIVPAFVRRAEAGVYDFKDNEVPGATERDRGYWRDVGTMRSYYDAHMDVVRPLPVFNLYNSEWPIFTDYGPQPPAKLAKGADGSVPVAEEALLSPGVVISGGQVRRSVLSPRVRVEQGAVVEDSVLMNSVYVGAGAVVRNAILDKEVRVPPGAEIGVDQEADRANGFMIEDGLTVLGKGQPFPEA, translated from the coding sequence ATGAGCCCCGCCAGCCGCAAGAGAGTCCTGGCCATCGTCCTCGCCGGCGGGGAGGGCAAGCGGCTGATGCCGCTGACGGCGGACCGGGCCAAGCCCGCGGTTCCGTTCGCCGGGATCTACCGGCTGATCGACTTCGCGCTCTCCAACGTCGTGAACAGCGGCTACCTGCGGGTCGTGGTGCTCACGCAGTACAAGTCGCACTCGCTGGACCGCCACGTCACCACGACCTGGCGGATGTCGACGTTACTGGGCAACTACGTTGCCAGCGTCCCGGCCCAGCAGCGGGTCGGCAAGCACTGGTACCTCGGGAGCGCCGACGCGATCTACCAGTCCCTCAACCTGATCCACGACGACCAGCCGGACATCGTGGTCGTGGTCGGTGCCGACCACGTCTACCGCATGGACTTCTCCCAGATGGTCGACCAGCACGTGCAGAGCGGCTCACCCTGCACGGTGGCGGCGATCCGTCAGCCGATCTCGCTGGCCGACCAGTTCGGCGTGATCGACGTACAGCCGAAGAACCCGCAGGCCATCCGCGAGTTCCTGGAGAAGCCGACCGACCCGATCGGGCTCCCGGACAGTCCCGACGAGGTGCTGGCGAGCATGGGCAACTACGTCTTCGACGCTCAGGCGCTGCTCGAGGCGGTGACCCGCGACTCGGACATGGTCGGCTCCAAGCACGACATGGGCGGCGACATCGTCCCGGCGTTCGTACGACGGGCCGAGGCCGGCGTCTACGACTTCAAGGACAACGAGGTGCCGGGCGCCACCGAGCGCGACCGCGGCTACTGGCGCGACGTCGGGACGATGCGGTCCTACTACGACGCGCACATGGACGTCGTCCGGCCGCTGCCGGTCTTCAACCTCTACAACAGCGAGTGGCCGATCTTCACCGACTACGGCCCGCAGCCGCCGGCCAAGCTGGCGAAGGGCGCGGACGGCAGCGTCCCGGTCGCCGAGGAGGCGCTGCTCTCGCCCGGGGTCGTGATCTCGGGAGGGCAGGTACGACGCTCGGTGCTCTCGCCACGGGTCCGGGTCGAGCAGGGTGCCGTCGTCGAGGACTCCGTGCTGATGAACAGCGTCTACGTCGGTGCCGGTGCGGTGGTCCGCAACGCGATCCTCGACAAAGAGGTCCGGGTCCCGCCCGGAGCCGAGATCGGCGTGGACCAGGAGGCCGACCGGGCGAACGGGTTCATGATCGAGGACGGCCTGACCGTGCTCGGCAAGGGCCAGCCGTTCCCCGAAGCCTGA
- the glgA gene encoding glycogen synthase, translated as MRVDILTKEYPPAIYGGAGVHVAELVRALRGRSDLDVRVQAFGAPRDEPGTASYADLAELAGANGALTTLGVDLAIAEGCAGTDLVHSHTWYANFGGHVASLLYGVPHVVSAHSLEPLRPWKAEQLGGGYRLSSWVEQTSYEAAAAVIAVSHAMRADILRCYPAIDPERVHTVHNGIDTTAWAPVTDPDRVRTHGVDPDRPSVVFVGRITRQKGLPLFLRACRELPPDVQLVLCAGAPDTPEILAEVEALVDELATTREGVVWIREMLPRADVVALLSAATAFVCPSIYEPLGIVNLEAMACETAVVATVTGGIPEVVVDGETGLLVPIEQATDGTGTPLDPDRYVADFAEALISVVSEPDRAAAMGRAGRQRAIESFSWDAIAGQTAALYSDLV; from the coding sequence ATGCGCGTCGACATCCTGACCAAGGAGTACCCCCCGGCCATCTACGGCGGTGCCGGGGTCCACGTCGCCGAGCTGGTCCGCGCCCTGCGCGGCCGGTCCGACCTCGACGTCCGGGTGCAGGCGTTCGGTGCGCCCCGCGACGAGCCCGGCACGGCGTCGTACGCCGACCTGGCGGAGCTGGCCGGAGCCAACGGCGCGCTGACGACGCTGGGGGTGGACCTCGCCATCGCCGAGGGCTGCGCCGGCACCGACCTCGTGCACTCCCACACCTGGTACGCCAACTTCGGGGGCCACGTCGCGTCGTTGCTGTACGGCGTCCCGCACGTGGTCTCGGCCCACTCGCTCGAGCCGTTGCGACCCTGGAAGGCCGAGCAGCTGGGTGGCGGCTACCGCCTGTCGAGCTGGGTCGAGCAGACGTCGTACGAAGCGGCCGCGGCGGTGATCGCGGTGTCGCACGCGATGCGCGCCGACATCCTGCGCTGCTACCCCGCGATCGACCCGGAGCGCGTGCACACCGTCCACAACGGGATCGACACCACGGCCTGGGCCCCGGTGACCGACCCCGACCGGGTGCGCACCCACGGCGTCGACCCCGACCGCCCCTCGGTGGTGTTCGTCGGCCGGATCACCCGTCAGAAGGGCTTGCCACTGTTCCTCCGCGCCTGCCGCGAGCTGCCGCCCGACGTCCAGCTCGTGCTCTGCGCCGGCGCCCCGGACACCCCCGAGATCCTGGCCGAGGTCGAAGCCCTCGTCGACGAGCTGGCGACGACCAGGGAGGGTGTGGTCTGGATCCGCGAGATGCTGCCGCGCGCCGACGTGGTCGCGCTGCTCTCGGCCGCGACCGCCTTCGTGTGCCCGTCGATCTACGAGCCGCTCGGCATCGTCAACCTCGAGGCGATGGCCTGCGAGACCGCCGTGGTCGCGACCGTCACCGGCGGCATCCCCGAGGTCGTCGTGGACGGGGAGACCGGGCTGCTGGTCCCGATCGAGCAGGCCACCGACGGCACCGGGACCCCGCTGGACCCCGACCGCTACGTCGCCGACTTCGCCGAGGCGCTCATCTCCGTCGTCAGCGAACCCGACCGTGCTGCGGCGATGGGCCGGGCCGGCCGGCAGCGCGCGATCGAGTCCTTCTCGTGGGACGCGATCGCGGGGCAGACCGCGGCGCTCTACTCAGATCTGGTGTGA
- a CDS encoding AMP-binding protein, translating to MELLPSAHVDSFCRDHLPPADQWPELVFELPGLQFPDRLNAGTALLDDVIARYGGDRPCLHQPGRPTWSYDELVAAANRVAHVLVEDLGIVPGNRVLLRGPNNQWLSAAWFGVLKAGAVLVTTMPLLRTGELQTIHEIAHLDAALVDHRFLEAVEPLGVPTLGFGDDAWAELVAAKPATFDDVATSSDDVCMLAFTSGTTGRPKATMHFHRDVLSICETFSRHVLRPTPDDVFTGTPPYAFTFGLGGVLLFPLHAGASTLLVEKATPVELADLIDEHRVTICFTAPTAYKAMLAAGKSVPTLAKAVSAGEHLPKAVWEAFRAATGVEIIDGIGATEMLHIFISAAGADIRPGSTGRAVPGYTATVLDEDGREVPPGEPGLLAVRGPTGCRYLDDPRQAAYVRFGWNLTGDTFLRDEDGYFWYQARSDDMIVSSGYNIAAPEVEEALLKHPAVAECAVVGVPDEARGMLVKAYVVPVPGAGADGGDVTARELQDFVKAEIAPYKYPRALEFVAELPRTATGKLQRFRLRQPS from the coding sequence ATGGAGCTGCTCCCGTCGGCCCACGTCGACTCGTTCTGCCGCGACCATCTCCCGCCGGCCGACCAGTGGCCCGAGCTGGTCTTCGAGCTGCCCGGCCTGCAGTTCCCGGACCGGCTCAACGCCGGCACCGCGCTTCTGGACGACGTCATCGCGAGGTACGGCGGCGACCGTCCGTGCCTGCACCAGCCCGGCCGTCCCACCTGGTCGTACGACGAGCTGGTGGCGGCCGCGAACCGGGTCGCGCACGTGCTCGTCGAGGACCTCGGGATCGTGCCGGGCAACCGGGTGCTGCTTCGCGGTCCCAACAACCAGTGGCTCTCTGCCGCATGGTTCGGCGTGCTCAAGGCCGGCGCCGTGCTGGTCACCACCATGCCGCTGCTGCGCACCGGCGAGCTGCAGACGATCCACGAGATCGCGCACCTCGACGCGGCCCTGGTCGACCACCGGTTCCTCGAGGCGGTCGAGCCTCTCGGCGTTCCCACGCTGGGGTTCGGCGACGACGCCTGGGCCGAGCTGGTTGCCGCCAAGCCGGCGACCTTCGACGACGTCGCGACCTCGTCCGACGACGTCTGCATGCTGGCTTTCACCTCCGGCACCACCGGCCGGCCCAAGGCGACCATGCACTTCCACCGCGACGTGCTCTCGATCTGCGAGACCTTCTCCCGCCACGTGCTGCGGCCGACCCCCGACGACGTCTTCACCGGCACGCCGCCGTACGCCTTCACCTTCGGTCTCGGCGGCGTGCTGCTCTTCCCGCTCCACGCGGGCGCCTCGACCCTGCTCGTCGAGAAGGCGACACCGGTCGAGCTCGCGGATCTGATCGACGAGCACCGAGTGACGATCTGCTTCACCGCGCCGACGGCGTACAAGGCGATGCTCGCGGCGGGAAAGTCGGTGCCGACGCTGGCGAAGGCGGTCTCGGCGGGCGAGCACCTGCCGAAGGCGGTGTGGGAGGCCTTCCGCGCCGCCACCGGCGTCGAGATCATCGACGGCATCGGGGCGACCGAGATGCTGCACATCTTCATCTCCGCCGCGGGCGCCGACATCCGGCCGGGCTCGACCGGTCGGGCCGTGCCGGGTTACACGGCGACCGTGCTGGACGAGGACGGCCGCGAGGTCCCGCCCGGCGAGCCGGGGCTGCTCGCGGTGCGCGGGCCGACCGGCTGCCGCTACCTCGACGACCCGCGGCAGGCGGCCTACGTCCGCTTCGGCTGGAACCTCACCGGCGACACCTTCCTGCGCGACGAGGACGGCTACTTCTGGTACCAGGCGCGCAGCGACGACATGATCGTCAGCTCCGGCTACAACATCGCCGCGCCCGAGGTCGAGGAGGCGCTGCTCAAGCACCCGGCGGTCGCCGAGTGCGCGGTCGTCGGCGTGCCCGACGAGGCGCGCGGCATGCTGGTCAAGGCGTACGTCGTGCCGGTTCCGGGGGCGGGCGCCGACGGCGGCGACGTCACCGCCCGCGAGCTGCAGGACTTCGTCAAGGCCGAGATCGCGCCGTACAAGTACCCCCGCGCCCTCGAGTTCGTCGCCGAGCTGCCGCGCACCGCGACCGGCAAGCTCCAGCGCTTCCGGCTCCGCCAACCCTCATGA
- a CDS encoding PaaX family transcriptional regulator C-terminal domain-containing protein, translated as MTEHSPRHLILTVFGLYARETNWLSVRALIALMAELEVDAAATRSSVSRLKKRGVLEAARVGGQAGYALSESAREVLVEGDARIWSRPRASVADGWLVVVFSVPESEREKRHELRSLLTRLGFGTAAPGVWVAPGTAYDETLAALDRQGLASYTEFFRGSYLGVGSVDARVGQWWDLAAVAALYDEFLAEHRPLARLRGTDPARAFAAYLPMLTDWRRFPYLDPGIPLELLPAGWPGVAAGDLFETLDLRLRGPAAQHAHRLITAG; from the coding sequence ATGACCGAGCACTCCCCCCGCCACCTGATCCTCACCGTGTTCGGTCTCTACGCCCGCGAGACGAACTGGCTCTCGGTGCGCGCGCTGATCGCGCTGATGGCCGAGCTCGAGGTCGACGCGGCCGCGACCCGGTCGTCGGTGTCGCGGCTGAAGAAGCGCGGCGTGCTCGAGGCGGCCCGGGTCGGCGGGCAGGCGGGCTACGCCCTCTCGGAGTCGGCCCGCGAGGTGCTGGTCGAGGGCGATGCCCGGATCTGGTCGCGGCCGCGGGCATCGGTCGCGGACGGCTGGCTGGTCGTGGTCTTCTCGGTGCCCGAGTCCGAGCGCGAGAAGCGGCACGAGCTGCGCTCCCTGCTGACCAGGCTGGGCTTCGGCACCGCAGCCCCCGGGGTCTGGGTCGCGCCCGGCACGGCGTACGACGAGACCCTGGCCGCCCTCGACCGGCAGGGCCTGGCGTCGTACACCGAGTTCTTCCGCGGCTCCTACCTCGGTGTCGGCTCGGTCGACGCACGGGTCGGGCAGTGGTGGGACCTGGCCGCGGTAGCCGCGCTGTACGACGAGTTCCTGGCCGAGCACCGGCCGCTGGCACGGCTGCGCGGCACCGACCCGGCGCGGGCCTTCGCGGCGTACCTCCCGATGCTGACCGACTGGCGCCGCTTCCCCTACCTCGACCCGGGCATCCCGCTCGAGCTGCTGCCGGCCGGCTGGCCCGGCGTCGCGGCGGGAGACCTGTTCGAGACCCTCGACCTCCGGCTGCGCGGGCCGGCCGCGCAGCACGCCCACCGACTGATCACCGCCGGCTGA
- a CDS encoding RidA family protein, translated as MAELNRVNPESLAKPSGFSHAVVGRGTSVFLAGQTGMDASGAIVGGGVVAQFEQALANLLTALAEAGGTPDRLASLTIYIVDMDDYRAHARELGEVWKRLVGTDYPASAGIGVSRLWDAEALVELQGLAVL; from the coding sequence ATGGCAGAGCTGAACAGGGTCAACCCCGAGTCACTCGCGAAGCCGTCGGGCTTCTCCCACGCCGTCGTCGGGCGCGGGACCTCGGTCTTCCTGGCCGGGCAGACCGGCATGGACGCCTCCGGCGCGATCGTGGGCGGCGGGGTGGTGGCGCAGTTCGAGCAGGCGCTGGCCAACCTGCTGACCGCCCTCGCCGAGGCGGGCGGCACGCCCGACCGGCTGGCGTCGCTGACGATCTACATCGTCGACATGGACGACTACCGCGCCCACGCGCGCGAGCTCGGTGAGGTCTGGAAGCGCCTGGTCGGCACCGACTACCCCGCCTCGGCCGGCATCGGGGTCAGCCGCCTCTGGGACGCCGAGGCCCTCGTCGAGCTCCAGGGGCTCGCGGTCCTCTAG
- a CDS encoding SDR family NAD(P)-dependent oxidoreductase, whose product MIALVTGASQGIGAACAQALSAAGHRVALVARNESALNDVAASLAGESLVLPTDVLDPAALEAAFARVEQEWGPVEILVVNAGAAMSAPLVRTTDEDWQRMLDLNLTAPFRCLRRALPAMTKAGFGRVVVIASVAGKVGGARIAAYTASKHGVIGLVRTAAAEVARSGVTVNAVCPGYVDTPMTDESVAHISTGTGRPEAEAREILANMQPIGRLVTVDEVAAAVMLCVDNGAISGQGLNVDGGAVQS is encoded by the coding sequence GTGATCGCGCTGGTCACCGGCGCCTCCCAGGGGATCGGCGCTGCCTGTGCGCAGGCGCTCTCGGCCGCCGGTCACCGGGTCGCGCTGGTGGCCCGCAACGAGTCCGCGTTGAACGACGTCGCGGCGAGCCTGGCGGGGGAGTCGCTCGTGCTGCCCACCGACGTGCTCGACCCCGCGGCGCTCGAGGCGGCGTTCGCGCGGGTCGAGCAGGAGTGGGGGCCGGTCGAGATCCTCGTGGTCAACGCCGGCGCCGCGATGTCGGCGCCGCTGGTGAGGACCACCGACGAGGACTGGCAGCGGATGCTCGACCTCAACCTGACCGCACCGTTCCGCTGCCTCCGGCGGGCCCTGCCGGCCATGACGAAGGCCGGCTTCGGCCGGGTGGTGGTGATCGCGTCGGTGGCCGGCAAGGTCGGCGGCGCCCGGATCGCGGCGTACACCGCCAGCAAGCACGGCGTGATCGGCCTCGTGCGCACGGCCGCCGCCGAGGTGGCGCGCTCCGGGGTGACCGTGAACGCCGTCTGCCCGGGCTACGTCGACACGCCGATGACCGACGAGTCCGTCGCCCACATCTCGACCGGCACCGGCCGGCCGGAGGCCGAGGCCCGCGAGATCCTCGCGAACATGCAGCCGATCGGGCGGCTCGTCACCGTGGACGAGGTGGCGGCCGCGGTCATGCTGTGCGTCGACAACGGCGCGATCAGCGGGCAGGGTCTCAACGTCGACGGAGGAGCGGTGCAGTCCTGA
- a CDS encoding acyl-CoA dehydrogenase family protein — MTHDYLQVDDLLTDEDRAIRDTVRDFAQTELAPHVAEWYDEGTLPDGLGPMFGKLGLLGMHLEGYDCAGTSATAYGVACRELEAVDSGLRSFVSVQGSLAMFGIHRWGSDAHKDQWLPRMAAGDAIGCFGLTESDAGSDPGSMKTHARQDGTDWVLNGSKMWITNGTFADVAVVWAQTDDGIRGFVVPTDTKGFEAHKIKRKLSLRASVTAELSFDDLRLPADAAFPEVRGLKGPLSCLNEARFGIVWGVVGAARACLEEALAYTGEREQFGRPLSSFQLTQRKLALMAVAVNNASLVAWRLGALKDAGTLTPTQVSYGKYANVRAALDVAREARTTLGGAGITLDHTVMRHMNNLETVMTYEGTEEMHLLSVGADLTGIPAFR; from the coding sequence ATGACCCACGACTACCTCCAGGTGGACGACCTGCTCACCGACGAGGACCGCGCGATCCGCGACACGGTCCGCGACTTCGCCCAGACCGAGCTCGCCCCCCACGTCGCCGAGTGGTACGACGAGGGCACGCTGCCCGACGGGCTCGGCCCGATGTTCGGCAAGCTCGGGCTGCTCGGGATGCACCTCGAGGGCTACGACTGCGCCGGCACCAGCGCGACGGCGTACGGCGTGGCCTGCCGCGAGCTGGAGGCCGTCGACTCCGGGCTGCGCAGCTTCGTCAGCGTGCAGGGCTCGCTGGCGATGTTCGGCATTCACCGGTGGGGCAGCGACGCGCACAAGGACCAGTGGCTGCCCCGGATGGCGGCCGGCGACGCGATCGGCTGCTTCGGGCTGACCGAGTCCGACGCCGGCAGCGACCCCGGCTCGATGAAGACCCACGCCCGCCAGGACGGCACCGACTGGGTGCTCAACGGCTCCAAGATGTGGATCACCAACGGCACCTTCGCCGACGTCGCGGTGGTCTGGGCCCAGACCGACGACGGCATCCGCGGGTTCGTCGTCCCCACCGACACGAAGGGCTTCGAGGCCCACAAGATCAAGCGCAAGCTCTCCCTGCGGGCCTCGGTGACCGCCGAGCTCTCCTTCGACGACCTGCGGCTGCCCGCGGACGCGGCGTTCCCCGAGGTGCGTGGGCTCAAGGGCCCGCTGTCGTGCCTCAACGAGGCGCGGTTCGGGATCGTCTGGGGCGTGGTCGGCGCGGCCCGCGCCTGCCTGGAGGAGGCCCTGGCCTACACCGGCGAGCGAGAGCAGTTCGGCCGCCCGCTGTCGTCGTTCCAGCTGACCCAGCGCAAGCTCGCGCTGATGGCGGTCGCGGTCAACAACGCGTCGCTGGTCGCCTGGCGGCTCGGTGCGCTCAAGGACGCCGGGACGCTGACCCCGACCCAGGTCTCCTACGGCAAGTACGCCAACGTACGGGCCGCGCTCGACGTCGCCCGGGAGGCCCGGACCACCCTCGGTGGGGCCGGGATCACCCTCGACCACACGGTGATGCGGCACATGAACAACCTCGAGACCGTGATGACCTACGAGGGCACCGAGGAGATGCACCTGCTCTCGGTGGGTGCCGACCTGACCGGCATCCCGGCGTTCCGGTGA
- a CDS encoding enoyl-CoA hydratase family protein has translation MTTRYRASAKITDDWQHFDFSVADGVATVTLNRPEKLNPLTFESYADLRDLLAELPHRGDTRVLVIRGQGKGFCGGGDVNEIIGELIQMDARDLMGFTKMTGDVIRAMRECPVPIIAGIQGIAAGAGSVVAIASDFRVCTTDARFAFLFTKVGLSGGDMGAAYLLPRLVGYGRATELLMLGDTIDAETADRFGLVTQLVQPDELDDAVDRLARRLADGPTLGYSQTKSLITRELDMPIGPAMELDAMTQALLMTTADHAEFHAAFNAKRKPEWKGR, from the coding sequence ATGACGACGCGTTACCGGGCCAGCGCCAAGATCACCGACGACTGGCAGCACTTCGACTTCTCCGTCGCCGACGGGGTCGCCACGGTGACCCTCAACCGGCCCGAGAAGCTGAACCCCCTGACCTTCGAGAGCTACGCCGACCTGCGCGACCTGCTCGCCGAGCTCCCGCACCGCGGCGACACCCGCGTGCTGGTGATCCGCGGCCAGGGCAAGGGATTCTGCGGCGGCGGCGACGTCAACGAGATCATCGGCGAGCTGATCCAGATGGACGCCCGCGACCTGATGGGCTTCACCAAGATGACCGGCGACGTGATCCGGGCGATGCGCGAGTGCCCCGTCCCGATCATCGCCGGCATCCAGGGCATCGCGGCCGGCGCGGGCTCGGTCGTCGCGATCGCCAGCGACTTCCGGGTCTGTACGACGGACGCCAGGTTCGCCTTCCTCTTCACCAAGGTCGGGCTCTCCGGCGGCGACATGGGGGCGGCGTACCTCCTGCCCCGGCTGGTCGGCTACGGCCGCGCCACCGAGCTGCTGATGCTGGGCGACACCATCGACGCTGAGACCGCCGACCGCTTCGGCCTGGTCACCCAGCTGGTGCAGCCCGACGAGCTCGACGACGCGGTCGACCGGCTCGCCCGGCGGCTCGCGGACGGCCCGACTCTCGGCTACTCGCAGACCAAGAGCCTGATCACCCGCGAGCTCGACATGCCGATCGGGCCGGCGATGGAGCTCGACGCGATGACCCAGGCGCTGCTGATGACCACCGCGGACCACGCGGAGTTCCATGCCGCGTTCAACGCCAAGCGCAAGCCCGAATGGAAGGGGCGCTAG
- a CDS encoding acyl-CoA dehydrogenase family protein, which produces MSSGTAFGLTPGQQEYAMWARDRAVEALAGIAPVHGAINRPLVKALGDAGLLRGLFGGESDEAPRDAAAMQLCLLREALATIDTEAETALALQGLGSYPILQAGNDTTRERWLPGVVAGDVVAAFALSEPDAGSDAAALSLEARRDGDGWTLHGQKTWISHAPGADVYSVFARTTPDSRARGVTAFAVAGDSPGLTGEPLDMLSPHALGTLTFDGVRVGPDDVLGEVDQGFGVAMRTLDLFRPSVGAFAVGMAQAALDASLAWARERELFGGRLADLQATQHTLAEMATRIEAGRLLVRAAAAAYDARGLDSARPPMGSARPPMGASGLDSARPPMGSARPPMGSARPPMGSARPPMGDVTTSAAMAKLFATEMAQWVVDQAVQLHGARGLQRGHLLERLYREVRAPRIYEGASEVQRTIIARGLLKDGA; this is translated from the coding sequence GTGAGCAGCGGGACGGCGTTCGGGCTCACGCCCGGTCAGCAGGAGTACGCCATGTGGGCGCGCGACCGGGCGGTCGAGGCGCTGGCCGGGATCGCGCCGGTGCACGGGGCGATCAACCGCCCGCTGGTCAAGGCGCTCGGTGACGCGGGGCTGCTGCGCGGGCTCTTCGGCGGTGAGTCCGACGAGGCACCGCGCGACGCGGCGGCGATGCAGCTCTGCCTGCTCCGGGAGGCCCTCGCCACGATCGACACCGAGGCCGAGACCGCCCTCGCGCTCCAGGGCCTCGGCTCCTACCCGATCCTCCAGGCCGGCAACGACACCACCCGCGAACGCTGGCTGCCCGGGGTGGTCGCCGGCGACGTGGTGGCGGCCTTTGCCCTGTCGGAACCCGATGCCGGGTCCGACGCCGCCGCGCTCTCCCTCGAGGCCCGGCGGGACGGGGACGGCTGGACCCTGCACGGTCAGAAGACCTGGATCTCGCACGCCCCCGGCGCCGACGTCTACAGCGTGTTCGCGCGTACGACGCCCGACAGCCGGGCCCGCGGCGTCACGGCGTTCGCGGTGGCCGGCGACAGCCCGGGGCTGACCGGCGAGCCGCTCGACATGCTCAGCCCGCACGCCCTCGGCACCCTGACCTTCGACGGCGTGCGCGTCGGCCCCGACGACGTCCTGGGCGAGGTCGACCAGGGGTTCGGGGTGGCGATGCGGACCCTCGACCTGTTCCGGCCCAGCGTCGGCGCGTTCGCGGTCGGGATGGCACAGGCTGCCCTCGACGCCAGCCTGGCCTGGGCCCGCGAGCGCGAGCTCTTCGGTGGCCGGCTCGCCGACCTCCAGGCCACCCAGCACACGCTGGCCGAGATGGCGACCAGGATCGAGGCCGGCCGGCTGCTCGTGCGCGCGGCCGCGGCGGCGTACGACGCGCGTGGTCTCGACTCCGCTCGACCACCGATGGGCTCCGCTCGACCACCGATGGGCGCGAGTGGTCTCGACTCCGCTCGACCACCGATGGGCTCCGCTCGACCACCGATGGGCTCCGCTCGACCACCGATGGGCTCCGCTCGACCACCGATGGGCGACGTCACCACGAGCGCGGCGATGGCCAAGCTGTTCGCCACCGAGATGGCGCAGTGGGTGGTCGACCAGGCGGTCCAGCTGCACGGCGCCCGCGGACTCCAGCGCGGCCATCTGCTCGAGCGGCTCTATCGTGAGGTGCGGGCGCCCCGGATCTACGAGGGCGCCTCCGAGGTGCAGCGCACCATCATCGCTCGAGGACTGCTGAAGGACGGCGCATGA